The proteins below come from a single Saccharopolyspora sp. SCSIO 74807 genomic window:
- a CDS encoding BCCT family transporter yields the protein MPNTKVRLDKRVFGFSLLLTAVIVVPVAVAPERGKAALDGVLGLLTGQFGWLYLWFAAAVAAMLIWLAAGRYGRVTFGDPGDRPEFSTLSWISMIFTAGIGGGIMYWGVIEWAYYYNEPPMGMAPRSTEAAEWSAAYPMFHWGITAWALFCLPALALAYAYHVRKQRTLRLSDACRGVIGDRADGWLGGLIDVLFIFGLVGAAGTSLGLEVPIVSDAISSITPLRPGPLLDVGVIVLWTAMFGASVFLGLRKGLKRLADFNVWLAGALGAFILIAGPTVFLIDTFTNSIGLMVQNVLRMSFYTDPVGGSGFEEQWTIFYWGWWISYAPFVGLFTAKISKGRTVRGMIGAMCLAGSAGCWLAFALLGNTGLYYQIKNLVPIADLVAQQGDTAGIMATLRQLPLGDLVLGVFVLLLVVFLATTLDSAAYTMATVASKELPRDADPARWHRVFWAVVLAVVSIVLMYAGGLDTLQTLSVITAFPLIFVLGTVMLSFYRWLSTDQQVREQLSRTTSTADDSAPSNGDSPEVPASAAPVAAQSESGAPQAGT from the coding sequence GTGCCGAACACGAAAGTGCGGCTGGATAAACGGGTTTTCGGGTTCTCCCTGCTGCTGACCGCGGTGATCGTGGTTCCGGTCGCGGTCGCCCCGGAACGCGGCAAAGCGGCCCTGGACGGGGTGCTGGGCCTGCTCACCGGGCAGTTCGGTTGGTTGTACCTGTGGTTTGCCGCGGCGGTCGCCGCGATGCTGATCTGGCTGGCGGCCGGCCGCTACGGCCGGGTCACCTTCGGCGACCCCGGCGACAGGCCGGAGTTCTCCACGCTGAGCTGGATCTCGATGATCTTCACCGCGGGCATCGGCGGCGGGATCATGTACTGGGGCGTGATCGAGTGGGCGTACTACTACAACGAGCCGCCGATGGGCATGGCCCCGCGCAGCACCGAAGCCGCCGAGTGGTCGGCCGCTTACCCGATGTTCCACTGGGGCATCACCGCGTGGGCGCTGTTCTGCCTCCCGGCGCTGGCCCTCGCTTACGCCTACCACGTGCGCAAGCAGCGCACGTTGCGGTTGTCCGACGCGTGCCGCGGGGTGATCGGCGACCGGGCCGACGGCTGGCTCGGCGGGCTCATCGACGTGCTGTTCATCTTCGGGCTGGTCGGCGCGGCCGGAACCTCGCTCGGGCTCGAAGTCCCGATCGTCTCCGACGCGATCAGCTCGATCACGCCGCTGCGGCCGGGGCCGCTGCTCGACGTCGGGGTGATCGTGCTGTGGACCGCCATGTTCGGGGCGAGCGTTTTCCTCGGGCTGCGCAAGGGGCTCAAGCGGCTGGCCGACTTCAACGTGTGGCTCGCGGGCGCGCTCGGCGCGTTCATCCTGATCGCCGGACCGACCGTGTTCCTGATCGACACGTTCACCAACAGCATCGGGCTGATGGTGCAGAACGTGCTGCGGATGAGCTTCTACACCGACCCGGTCGGCGGGTCCGGGTTCGAGGAGCAGTGGACGATCTTCTACTGGGGCTGGTGGATCTCCTACGCCCCGTTCGTCGGGCTGTTCACCGCGAAGATCTCCAAGGGCCGCACCGTCCGCGGGATGATCGGCGCCATGTGCCTGGCAGGCAGCGCGGGCTGCTGGCTCGCGTTCGCGCTGCTGGGCAACACCGGGCTGTACTACCAGATCAAGAACCTGGTTCCGATCGCCGACCTGGTCGCGCAGCAGGGCGACACCGCCGGGATCATGGCCACCCTCCGGCAGTTGCCGCTCGGCGACCTCGTGCTCGGGGTGTTCGTGCTGCTGCTGGTGGTCTTCCTGGCCACGACGCTGGACTCCGCGGCTTACACGATGGCCACGGTCGCCTCGAAGGAACTGCCCAGGGACGCGGACCCGGCGCGCTGGCACCGGGTTTTCTGGGCCGTGGTGCTCGCGGTCGTCTCGATCGTGCTGATGTACGCGGGCGGGCTGGACACGTTGCAGACGCTGTCGGTCATCACCGCGTTCCCGCTGATCTTCGTGCTGGGCACGGTGATGCTGTCGTTCTACCGATGGCTCAGCACCGATCAGCAGGTGCGCGAACAGCTCAGCCGCACGACCTCGACCGCGGACGATTCCGCGCCCTCGAACGGGGATTCGCCGGAAGTCCCGGCGTCCGCCGCACCCGTCGCGGCGCAGTCGGAAAGCGGTGCACCGCAGGCAGGCACCTGA
- a CDS encoding AMP-binding protein: MFYDLGIRDFLDRAETVYPDRVAVVDEPDQPAHSWGSLTYRELARRARAQAANLDALEVPAGGRVAIVSHNAARLLTSFFGVSGWGRVLVPVNFRLAAAEVQYIVEHSGAEVLLVDPELRPLLEEVTAKHVFVLGEDDEHVFGGDRRPLPWAGDENATATLNYTSGTTARPKGVQLTHRNLWLNATVFGLHTTLDDNDVLLHTLPMFHANGWGMPYAVTGLGGQHVVLRKVDGHEILRRIEQHGVTIMCAAPAVVSAALDAAQSWDGEVPGRDRVRIVVAGAPPPTRTIERIRAELGWEFIQIYGLTETSPLLTVNRMRSEWAELTPNEQAARLGRAGTPALGVRVGIDSEGEVLTQSNTNLDGYWENPEETARVQAGGWFHTGDGGTFTEGYLTISDRKKDVIISGGENVSSIEVEDALNSHPGVREAAVIGIPDEKWGELVTALVVRSTDAADTATAEELIAHCRKHLAGYKCPKRVDFLGELPRTATGKVQKFKLREPFWRDADRQIN, encoded by the coding sequence ATGTTCTACGACCTCGGCATCCGCGATTTCCTGGACCGCGCGGAGACGGTGTACCCGGACCGGGTCGCGGTGGTCGACGAACCCGACCAGCCCGCGCACTCGTGGGGATCGCTGACCTACCGCGAACTCGCCCGCCGGGCCAGGGCGCAGGCGGCGAACTTGGACGCGCTGGAGGTCCCCGCCGGTGGCCGCGTCGCGATCGTCTCGCACAACGCCGCCCGGCTGCTGACGTCGTTCTTCGGGGTCTCCGGCTGGGGCCGGGTGCTGGTGCCGGTGAACTTCCGGCTGGCCGCCGCCGAGGTGCAGTACATCGTGGAGCACTCCGGGGCGGAAGTGCTGCTGGTCGATCCCGAGCTCAGGCCGCTGCTGGAGGAGGTCACCGCGAAGCACGTGTTCGTGCTCGGCGAGGACGACGAGCACGTGTTCGGCGGTGATCGCCGGCCGCTTCCGTGGGCGGGCGACGAGAACGCGACCGCGACGCTGAACTACACCTCCGGCACCACCGCACGACCCAAGGGCGTGCAGCTGACCCACCGCAACCTTTGGCTCAACGCCACCGTTTTCGGCCTGCACACCACATTGGACGACAACGACGTGCTGCTGCACACGCTGCCGATGTTCCACGCCAACGGCTGGGGGATGCCCTACGCCGTCACCGGTCTCGGCGGGCAGCACGTGGTGCTGCGCAAGGTCGACGGGCACGAGATCCTGCGCCGCATCGAGCAGCACGGCGTGACGATCATGTGCGCGGCTCCCGCCGTCGTTTCCGCGGCGCTCGACGCCGCGCAGAGCTGGGACGGCGAGGTGCCCGGGCGCGACAGGGTGCGGATCGTGGTCGCCGGTGCGCCGCCGCCGACGCGCACCATCGAGCGGATCCGCGCCGAGCTGGGCTGGGAGTTCATCCAGATCTACGGGCTCACCGAGACCTCTCCCCTGCTGACGGTCAATCGGATGCGCAGCGAGTGGGCCGAGCTGACGCCGAACGAGCAGGCCGCGCGGCTCGGCCGCGCCGGGACTCCGGCGCTGGGCGTGCGGGTCGGCATCGACTCCGAAGGCGAGGTGCTGACCCAATCGAACACGAACCTCGACGGCTACTGGGAGAACCCGGAGGAAACCGCCAGGGTGCAGGCCGGGGGCTGGTTCCACACCGGCGACGGCGGGACGTTCACCGAGGGCTACCTCACCATTTCCGACCGGAAGAAGGACGTGATCATCTCCGGTGGCGAGAACGTGTCGTCCATCGAGGTCGAGGACGCGCTGAACTCGCATCCGGGCGTCCGCGAAGCGGCGGTGATCGGGATCCCGGACGAGAAGTGGGGCGAGCTGGTCACCGCGCTGGTGGTGCGCTCGACGGACGCAGCGGACACGGCCACGGCCGAGGAGCTCATCGCGCACTGCCGAAAGCACCTCGCCGGGTACAAGTGCCCGAAGCGGGTCGACTTCCTCGGCGAGCTGCCGCGCACGGCGACCGGCAAGGTGCAGAAGTTCAAGCTACGCGAACCGTTCTGGCGCGACGCGGACCGGCAGATCAACTGA
- a CDS encoding contact-dependent growth inhibition system immunity protein, with product MIRRFSAEELGQVFGAYLNQYFIDEYDGPWDAVQDFCAGHPPESVAHADEQVRTLLERDSAEHRPEAATEVGAGVPPSRGRLELPWVADRAKCLPARTGFHTACMSRTRAPCRVSQLRSLDLGNLRISTPGISRSGSG from the coding sequence GTGATCCGACGTTTTTCAGCCGAAGAGTTGGGCCAGGTGTTCGGTGCATATCTGAACCAGTACTTTATAGATGAATACGACGGTCCATGGGACGCGGTTCAGGACTTTTGCGCCGGGCACCCGCCCGAGTCGGTGGCGCACGCCGACGAACAGGTCCGGACACTTCTCGAAAGAGATAGCGCTGAGCACCGACCCGAAGCTGCTACGGAAGTTGGAGCTGGAGTACCACCCTCCCGCGGACGGCTGGAGCTACCGTGGGTGGCGGACCGAGCTAAGTGTCTTCCTGCGCGCACAGGCTTCCATACCGCGTGCATGAGCAGAACGCGCGCGCCTTGTCGCGTATCTCAGCTCCGATCGCTCGATCTTGGGAACCTGCGAATTTCGACTCCTGGCATCAGCAGATCTGGCAGCGGCTAG
- a CDS encoding acetate--CoA ligase family protein, whose protein sequence is MRRRDLRRLLAPRHLAVFGGQAAAECVRQCRRVGYTGRIWPVHPTRTSIEGIPSYPDIAALPAAPDAAFLAVRPEITVSLLGELAELGAGGAVCHAAGFGEHDADGARLQREFVAAAGEMPVIGPNCIGVLNYLDGVAMWPDQHGGAQVQDGVALITQSGNIAQNISMHRRSLPIAQLITVGNSAVIGVAELIESALDDPRITAIGLHLEDISDAAGLSRAACAAARRGIPIVVLKTGGSELGAAAALSHTGSLAGPDVLCDAFFERYGMARVRDPGELVETLKFLHVHGTLPGVRIASASCSGGEAALAADLAESGGAEMPPLPEESAQRLREVLGSRVSVRNPLDYNAYIWGRSEEQTECFTAFLGGGYDAHLLLLDIPRQDRCEPEQWETTVDALIAAHRAVPAVTCVVSSLPEGIPEPLGRRLLTEGIAPMQGLRAAVTAITAAGALRKAHESTGDVAPLQPGNPPPDEPQRQLDERSGKRALAEHGLSIPAGRVVDSPEAAGDAAAELGFPVVAKALSPTLAHKSEAGGVRLGLREREQVVGAVRDMAQLSGTFLIERVVPDAVAELIVGVHQDRWFGQVLTIGTGGVLVEVLRDSVTLLTPVTEQRIETALRSLRVWPLLAGFRGAPAADVPAVVSAVAAIARFAAEQADRLLEMDVNPLLVLPAGRGAVAADALVRLGGTATEGAR, encoded by the coding sequence ATGAGGCGGCGGGACCTGCGGCGGCTGCTGGCGCCGCGGCACCTTGCGGTCTTCGGTGGGCAAGCGGCCGCCGAGTGCGTCCGGCAGTGCCGCCGGGTCGGTTACACCGGGCGGATCTGGCCGGTGCACCCGACGAGAACCAGCATCGAAGGCATACCGTCCTACCCGGACATCGCAGCGTTGCCCGCGGCACCGGATGCGGCTTTCCTCGCCGTGCGGCCGGAAATCACGGTGTCGCTGCTCGGCGAACTCGCCGAGCTGGGAGCGGGTGGCGCCGTGTGCCATGCCGCCGGATTCGGCGAACACGACGCGGACGGTGCCCGGCTGCAGCGCGAATTCGTCGCCGCAGCAGGGGAAATGCCGGTCATCGGACCGAACTGCATCGGCGTGCTGAACTACTTGGACGGCGTGGCGATGTGGCCGGACCAGCACGGTGGAGCCCAGGTGCAGGACGGCGTCGCGCTGATCACCCAGAGCGGCAACATCGCGCAGAACATCTCCATGCACCGGCGCTCGCTGCCGATCGCGCAACTGATCACCGTGGGCAACAGCGCGGTGATCGGTGTGGCCGAGCTGATCGAGTCCGCATTGGACGATCCGCGGATCACCGCGATAGGGCTGCACCTGGAGGACATCTCGGACGCTGCCGGGCTCTCCCGGGCCGCGTGCGCGGCCGCGCGGCGCGGAATTCCGATCGTGGTGCTCAAAACCGGCGGTTCCGAGCTCGGTGCGGCCGCGGCGCTGAGCCACACCGGTTCGCTGGCCGGGCCGGACGTGCTCTGCGACGCCTTCTTCGAGCGCTACGGGATGGCACGCGTGCGCGATCCGGGCGAACTCGTGGAAACCCTGAAGTTCCTGCACGTGCACGGCACGTTGCCGGGTGTGCGGATCGCTTCGGCGAGCTGTTCCGGCGGTGAGGCCGCGTTGGCGGCGGACCTGGCCGAGTCGGGCGGGGCGGAAATGCCGCCGCTGCCGGAGGAATCGGCGCAGCGGCTGCGCGAAGTGCTCGGTTCCCGGGTGTCGGTGCGCAACCCGCTCGACTACAACGCCTACATCTGGGGCCGGTCCGAGGAGCAGACCGAGTGCTTCACCGCATTCCTCGGCGGCGGATACGACGCGCACCTGCTGTTGCTGGACATTCCGCGGCAGGACCGGTGCGAACCGGAGCAGTGGGAGACCACTGTGGACGCTCTGATCGCGGCGCACCGCGCGGTTCCCGCCGTCACCTGCGTGGTCAGCTCATTACCGGAAGGGATTCCGGAGCCATTGGGCCGGCGGTTGCTCACCGAGGGCATCGCACCGATGCAGGGCCTGCGCGCCGCTGTCACGGCGATCACCGCGGCCGGGGCACTGCGGAAGGCGCACGAGTCGACAGGTGATGTCGCGCCGTTGCAGCCCGGTAATCCTCCGCCGGACGAACCGCAGCGACAGCTGGACGAGCGTTCGGGCAAGCGAGCGCTCGCGGAGCACGGCCTCTCCATCCCGGCGGGCCGGGTCGTCGACTCCCCGGAAGCAGCCGGGGATGCCGCCGCGGAACTCGGATTTCCGGTGGTCGCGAAGGCGCTTTCGCCGACCCTGGCGCACAAGAGCGAAGCCGGCGGCGTCCGGCTCGGGTTGCGCGAGCGCGAGCAGGTCGTCGGGGCGGTGCGCGACATGGCGCAGCTGTCCGGGACGTTCCTGATCGAGCGCGTGGTGCCGGATGCGGTGGCGGAACTGATCGTCGGAGTGCACCAGGACCGCTGGTTCGGCCAGGTGCTGACCATCGGCACCGGCGGCGTGCTGGTGGAGGTGCTGCGCGACTCGGTCACGCTGCTGACGCCGGTGACCGAGCAGCGCATCGAGACCGCGCTGCGGTCGCTGCGGGTGTGGCCGCTGCTGGCGGGATTCCGGGGCGCACCGGCGGCCGACGTGCCCGCGGTCGTCTCGGCCGTCGCCGCGATCGCCCGGTTCGCCGCTGAGCAGGCCGACCGGCTGCTGGAAATGGACGTCAACCCCCTGCTGGTGCTGCCCGCAGGCCGTGGCGCGGTGGCGGCGGACGCGCTGGTCAGGCTGGGCGGAACCGCGACGGAAGGTGCGCGATGA
- a CDS encoding branched-chain amino acid transporter permease: MPETGYLLAAVAVSAAVTWGLRALPFAALSQLRASPVVHFLSTRMPAGVMLILLVYSLPDLAPSEPSSLIPLVALAVTIGLHLWRRNPLLSILAGTVVHVVLASTLG, translated from the coding sequence ATGCCTGAAACCGGTTATCTGCTCGCCGCCGTGGCCGTTTCCGCCGCGGTCACCTGGGGTCTGCGCGCGCTGCCGTTCGCGGCGCTGTCCCAGCTGCGTGCCAGCCCGGTCGTGCACTTCCTGAGCACCAGGATGCCCGCCGGGGTCATGCTGATCCTGCTCGTCTACTCGCTGCCCGACCTCGCTCCGTCCGAGCCGTCTTCGCTGATCCCGCTGGTGGCGCTGGCGGTCACCATCGGCCTGCACCTGTGGCGCCGCAATCCGCTGCTGAGCATCCTCGCCGGAACCGTGGTGCACGTCGTCCTGGCCAGCACCCTCGGCTGA
- a CDS encoding enoyl-CoA hydratase-related protein, with amino-acid sequence MSGKTDEPPVRVAVTGPVLVVTLDRPKANAIDVTTSRELHAAFDRLRRDDELRAAVITGGGDRFFSAGWDLKAAAGGEAVDADHGPGGFAGLTEFFDVGKPVIAAVNGLAVGGGFELALAADLIVAAEHAEFALPETGLGIVPDSGGVLRLPRRLPRPVAMDMLLTGRRMGAREAEHWGLVNRAVPASELLDEARAWGERVAASAPLAVAAVAEITAATEDCGVEAGFARMRGLPGYQRMLSSQDAAEGPRAFAEKRRPRWSGN; translated from the coding sequence ATGAGCGGAAAGACCGACGAACCGCCGGTCCGGGTGGCCGTGACCGGCCCCGTGCTGGTGGTGACCCTGGACCGGCCCAAGGCCAACGCGATCGACGTGACCACCAGCCGCGAGCTGCACGCCGCGTTCGACCGGCTTCGGCGCGACGACGAGCTGCGCGCCGCGGTGATCACTGGCGGCGGGGACCGGTTCTTCTCGGCCGGGTGGGACCTGAAGGCCGCCGCGGGCGGGGAAGCGGTGGACGCGGATCACGGGCCGGGCGGATTCGCCGGGCTCACCGAGTTCTTCGACGTCGGCAAACCAGTGATCGCGGCGGTGAACGGCCTCGCGGTGGGCGGCGGTTTCGAACTGGCGCTGGCGGCCGACCTGATCGTCGCCGCGGAGCACGCGGAATTCGCGCTGCCGGAGACGGGCTTGGGAATCGTGCCGGATTCCGGCGGGGTGTTGCGGCTGCCCCGGCGGCTGCCGCGGCCGGTGGCCATGGACATGTTGCTGACCGGGCGGCGGATGGGCGCCCGGGAAGCCGAGCACTGGGGCCTGGTGAACCGCGCGGTCCCGGCTTCCGAGCTGCTCGACGAGGCGCGCGCGTGGGGCGAGCGGGTCGCGGCGTCGGCTCCGCTGGCGGTGGCCGCCGTTGCGGAGATCACCGCGGCCACCGAGGACTGCGGGGTCGAGGCCGGTTTCGCCCGGATGCGCGGACTGCCGGGCTACCAGCGGATGCTGTCCTCACAGGACGCAGCGGAGGGCCCGCGGGCGTTCGCCGAGAAGCGGCGACCGCGCTGGTCCGGCAACTGA
- a CDS encoding MBL fold metallo-hydrolase — MHAPLALPVGGSADFSEGSVHFIGNATTLIRYGGFTILTDPAFLHQGDHVHLGHGMYARREVEPSCQIADLPELDFIVLSHHHGDHFDDVAAAELDPGTPIISTGHAVGLLSEQGFTAGHALDTWQSQLVTKGDAQVRVTAMPAKHDPDAVAGMLPPTMGSVLDFGRGDAADFRLYISGDTLLHDRLHDIPQRFPGIDLALVHAGGTTLLGIVVTMTGEQAVRAVEIVEPRVAVPIHYNDFSVFQSGLDDIKAAAAESATAAEFRYLSHGETYRFRPIAP; from the coding sequence GTGCACGCACCGTTGGCGTTGCCGGTGGGAGGTTCCGCCGACTTCAGCGAGGGCAGCGTCCACTTCATCGGGAACGCCACCACGCTGATCCGCTACGGCGGGTTCACGATCCTCACCGACCCGGCCTTCCTGCACCAAGGCGATCACGTGCACCTCGGCCACGGCATGTACGCCCGGCGCGAAGTCGAACCGTCCTGCCAGATCGCCGATCTTCCGGAGCTGGACTTCATCGTGCTCTCGCACCACCACGGCGATCATTTCGACGATGTGGCCGCTGCCGAACTGGACCCGGGCACGCCCATCATCAGCACCGGACACGCGGTCGGCCTGCTTTCCGAGCAGGGCTTCACCGCGGGCCACGCGCTGGACACCTGGCAATCCCAGCTGGTGACGAAGGGGGATGCGCAAGTGCGCGTCACCGCGATGCCCGCCAAGCACGATCCGGATGCGGTGGCCGGGATGCTGCCGCCCACGATGGGCAGCGTGCTGGACTTCGGGCGCGGCGACGCGGCGGATTTCCGGCTCTACATCAGCGGGGACACGTTGCTGCACGATCGGCTGCACGACATCCCGCAGCGGTTTCCCGGGATCGACCTGGCGCTGGTGCACGCGGGCGGGACCACACTGCTGGGCATCGTGGTCACCATGACCGGCGAACAAGCCGTCCGGGCCGTGGAGATCGTAGAACCCCGGGTCGCCGTGCCCATCCATTACAACGACTTCTCCGTGTTCCAGTCCGGACTGGACGACATCAAGGCAGCCGCGGCGGAATCCGCGACAGCGGCGGAATTCCGCTACCTCAGCCACGGCGAGACCTACCGCTTCCGCCCGATCGCTCCGTGA
- a CDS encoding thioesterase family protein: MTEHRQRVVTPYEGTGHRPWDDDAEIPAPLRLHETPVSPRWVDYNGHMSESCYLLVFGDHSDAFFRYIGIDEQYREQGRSLYTVQSHLHNLREVAEGEPLALSVQLLDHDAKRVHLFHEMRHGGDGALLATAEQLLVHVDATLGRSRAMPEFLQQHLAAVHRAHQALAVPELAGRPIGIPRKNPQSPD, translated from the coding sequence ATGACCGAACACCGACAACGGGTGGTGACCCCGTACGAAGGCACGGGACACCGCCCGTGGGACGACGATGCGGAGATCCCCGCTCCGCTGCGGCTGCACGAGACCCCGGTCAGCCCGCGGTGGGTCGACTACAACGGCCACATGAGCGAGTCCTGCTACCTGCTCGTGTTCGGTGATCACTCGGATGCCTTCTTCCGCTACATCGGCATCGACGAGCAGTACCGGGAGCAGGGCCGCTCGCTGTACACGGTGCAATCCCACCTGCACAACCTGCGAGAGGTCGCCGAGGGCGAGCCGCTGGCGCTGTCGGTGCAGCTGCTCGACCACGACGCCAAGCGCGTGCACCTGTTCCACGAGATGCGCCACGGCGGCGACGGCGCCCTGCTGGCGACCGCGGAGCAGCTGCTGGTGCATGTGGACGCGACGCTCGGGCGATCCCGGGCCATGCCGGAGTTCCTGCAGCAGCACCTCGCCGCGGTGCACCGCGCGCACCAGGCGCTCGCCGTTCCCGAACTCGCCGGAAGGCCGATCGGGATTCCCCGGAAGAACCCGCAATCCCCGGACTGA
- a CDS encoding helix-turn-helix transcriptional regulator → MTQRCKLALANSPLVTGALRQLTTATGLPVVFGGPVGGDRALLIDQLGGTRTRSLQHLRVDTGAGLGGKAVALERPSTVVDYLHARGITHKYDRAVEPEQLRAMLAIPVRVDAATRAVLYAATREQTSLGDRTLRAAAGVAARLERDIEVEEEVRRRVAAPQQVAGSGRGTAARQVPGDSDDLHAELLDIAGRTSDEDSRNRLLELCDRWRGQHAEPGVELTPREVDVLRCVADGHTNDEAAAHLELLPNTVKSYLKHAMRKLGVTNRIQAVNRARSAGLL, encoded by the coding sequence ATGACCCAGCGGTGCAAGCTCGCGCTCGCGAACAGTCCGCTGGTCACCGGCGCGTTGCGGCAGCTCACGACCGCCACCGGCCTGCCCGTCGTGTTCGGCGGGCCCGTGGGCGGTGACCGCGCGTTGCTGATCGACCAGCTCGGCGGCACCCGGACCCGCTCCTTGCAGCACCTGCGCGTGGACACGGGTGCGGGGCTGGGTGGCAAAGCCGTCGCGCTGGAGCGCCCGTCGACCGTCGTCGACTACCTGCACGCGCGCGGGATCACGCACAAGTACGACCGCGCCGTCGAGCCCGAGCAGCTGCGGGCGATGCTCGCCATCCCGGTCCGCGTCGATGCCGCCACGCGCGCGGTGCTCTACGCGGCGACCCGGGAGCAGACCTCGCTCGGTGACCGCACGCTGCGGGCCGCCGCCGGGGTGGCCGCGCGGCTGGAGCGGGACATCGAGGTGGAGGAAGAGGTCCGCCGCCGCGTCGCGGCTCCGCAGCAGGTCGCGGGCTCGGGACGGGGCACGGCTGCGCGGCAGGTGCCCGGCGACTCCGACGACCTGCACGCCGAACTGCTCGACATCGCGGGCCGGACCAGCGACGAGGATTCCCGCAACCGCCTGCTGGAACTGTGCGATCGATGGCGCGGGCAGCACGCCGAGCCCGGCGTCGAGCTGACACCGCGCGAGGTCGACGTGCTGCGCTGCGTCGCCGACGGCCACACCAACGACGAAGCCGCGGCGCACCTGGAGCTGCTGCCCAACACGGTCAAGTCCTACCTCAAGCACGCGATGCGCAAGCTCGGCGTCACCAACCGCATCCAGGCCGTGAACCGGGCGCGGTCGGCCGGCCTGCTGTGA
- a CDS encoding acyl-CoA dehydrogenase family protein gives MDFGLTDEQRMIVDTVRSFTAAELEPYEEQVERLDRVPDGVAERIRDRALQAGLYAANMPEELGGAGLDAVSMTLVERELGKTSYALQSLVARPSNILEACEGEQRERYLLPAIRGQRHDCLAMTEPGAGSDVRSMSTKAVRDGDDYVIDGTKHFISHADAADFVILFAATGVERPGRNLITAFLVDLDAPGVEVRRGSSCVSHRGYHQCELSFVDCRVPVAQRLGAEGRGFELMNEWLGASRLSVAATSVGRGRRVLELATEWAAQRNQFGEPIGRKQGVGFQLADMATELDAAELLTLRAAANLDNGGMSERDAAMAKLYASEALARITDRAVQIFGGMGLMDELPIERFWRDARVERIWDGTSEIQRHIISRSMLRPLGS, from the coding sequence GTGGACTTCGGCCTCACCGACGAGCAACGAATGATCGTGGACACGGTGCGTTCGTTCACCGCCGCGGAGTTGGAGCCCTACGAGGAGCAGGTGGAGCGCCTGGACCGAGTGCCGGACGGGGTGGCCGAGCGGATCCGCGACCGAGCCTTGCAGGCCGGTCTGTACGCCGCGAACATGCCGGAGGAGCTGGGCGGCGCAGGCTTGGACGCGGTGAGCATGACGCTGGTCGAGCGCGAGCTCGGCAAGACCAGCTACGCGTTGCAGTCGCTGGTCGCCCGCCCGAGCAACATCTTGGAGGCTTGCGAAGGCGAGCAGCGCGAGCGCTACCTGCTGCCCGCGATCCGTGGGCAGCGCCACGACTGCCTGGCGATGACCGAGCCCGGCGCCGGTTCCGACGTGCGGTCCATGTCCACCAAGGCGGTGCGCGACGGGGACGACTACGTCATCGACGGCACCAAGCACTTCATCAGCCACGCCGACGCCGCGGATTTCGTGATCCTGTTCGCCGCAACCGGAGTCGAGCGTCCCGGCCGCAACCTGATCACCGCTTTCCTGGTAGATCTGGACGCGCCTGGAGTCGAAGTGCGGCGCGGGTCTTCGTGCGTGTCGCACCGCGGGTACCACCAGTGCGAACTGTCCTTCGTGGACTGCCGGGTACCGGTGGCGCAGCGGCTCGGCGCCGAGGGGCGTGGCTTCGAGCTGATGAACGAGTGGCTCGGCGCCAGCAGGCTGAGCGTCGCGGCGACGAGCGTCGGACGCGGCAGGCGGGTGCTGGAGCTGGCCACCGAGTGGGCGGCGCAGCGCAACCAGTTCGGCGAGCCGATCGGACGCAAGCAGGGGGTGGGCTTCCAGCTCGCCGACATGGCGACCGAGCTGGACGCGGCCGAGCTGTTGACGCTGCGCGCCGCGGCGAACCTCGACAACGGCGGGATGAGCGAACGCGATGCCGCGATGGCGAAGCTGTACGCGAGCGAGGCGCTGGCCCGGATCACCGATCGGGCGGTGCAGATCTTCGGCGGCATGGGGCTGATGGACGAGCTGCCCATCGAGCGCTTCTGGCGGGACGCCCGGGTGGAGCGGATCTGGGACGGCACCAGCGAGATCCAGCGGCACATCATTTCGCGCTCCATGCTGCGCCCGCTGGGGTCGTGA
- a CDS encoding DUF6507 family protein, producing the protein MEWDIHPEQVRGVLARTANVAGEFDPHVTAMRSEIEGAAGQASSGIIGQALAGFAEARGPDMQFVFSRIQSAIGGASTAVGAYLQGDHDMVLNAQRGVASAPDPRAHMPGGRR; encoded by the coding sequence GTGGAGTGGGACATTCACCCGGAGCAGGTCCGGGGTGTGCTGGCGCGCACGGCGAACGTGGCCGGGGAGTTCGACCCGCATGTGACCGCGATGCGCTCGGAGATCGAGGGCGCGGCCGGGCAGGCCTCGTCCGGGATCATCGGGCAAGCCCTGGCCGGGTTCGCCGAAGCGCGTGGGCCGGACATGCAGTTCGTGTTCTCCCGCATCCAGTCCGCGATCGGCGGCGCCTCGACCGCGGTCGGGGCGTATCTGCAGGGTGACCACGACATGGTCCTCAACGCCCAACGCGGCGTCGCCTCGGCTCCCGATCCACGGGCACACATGCCGGGAGGACGGCGGTGA